In Drosophila santomea strain STO CAGO 1482 chromosome 3L, Prin_Dsan_1.1, whole genome shotgun sequence, a single window of DNA contains:
- the LOC120449469 gene encoding sodium/potassium/calcium exchanger 1 has product MKKRRITSTAGDVNGFRFGFGTQARTPTRLGFRIALRREARVCQAARRLKDLLPLVALIAGFGMMDACAAVGYSYARFEGPVVGPEHLVTVHDGRTVDYVARPEYSFAYGVEDGKSRVLQNRKETRNGDEVRGVYSVVDPDGTLRVVKYTADDANGFQAEVITNGVKTLHGHGSDGDGLVDNQVRHHSSEAHQGDTDEHEEEEEEQAPHQGKGQYQVHEDYDEGGGEGEKDEEGEGGEEGGDHQEYEGSSEEGYVEADAHSQQEESSSEDY; this is encoded by the exons ATGAAGAAGCGACGCATAACCAGCACAGCTGGAGACGTCAATGGATTTCGGTTTGGATTTGGAACCCAAGCGAGGACTCCAACTCGTTTGGGCTTCCGCATTGCGTTGCGAAGAGAGGCACGCGTCTGCCAGGCGGCGCGGCGACTGAAAGATTTGCTGCCACTGGTGGCGCTAATTGCTGGATTCGGAATGATGGACGCATGCGCAGCGGTTGGGTACTCCTATGCGAGATTCGAGGGTCCGGTGGTGGGGCCGGAGCACCTGGTCACCGTCCACGATGGACGCACCGTGGACTATGTGGCCCGTCCCGAGTACAGCTTCGCCTATGGCGTCGAGGATGGCAAGTCGCGCGTGCTGCAGAATCGCAAGGAGACGCGGAACGGGGACGAGGTGCGCGGTGTCTACAG CGTAGTCGATCCGGATGGCACCTTGCGTGTGGTTAAATACACGGCCGACGATGCCAATGGATTTCAAGCGGAGGTTATTACGAACGGTGTGAAAACTCTGCACGGTCATGGATCCGACGGGGATGGGTTGGTGGACAACCAGGTGAGACACCACAGCTCCGAGGCCCATCAGGGGGACACGGATGAgcacgaggaggaggaggaggagcaagcACCGCACCAGGGAAAAGGCCAGTACCAAGTGCACGAGGATTACGATGAGGGTGGCGGCGAGGGGGAAAAGGACgaggagggggaggggggcgaGGAGGGTGGGGATCACCAGGAGTACGAGGGCAGCAGCGAGGAAGGATATGTCGAAGCAGATGCTCACAGTCAGCAGGAGGAGTCCAGCAGCGAGGACTACTAG
- the LOC120450156 gene encoding uncharacterized protein LOC120450156 isoform X1 has protein sequence MICLSRLVIINLPSVWPSKRSKDSEQKESKASEKPAALKDFQRPLQIHTKRGYIKWFNKLSRCQRTRHLAGRMHPRRN, from the exons ATGATTTGCCTGTCACGTCTGGTCATCATTAACTTGCCCAGTGTCTGGCCATCAAAAAGATCCAAGGAttctgagcagaaggaaaGCAAAG CTTCTGAAAAGCCAGCTGCACTGAAGGACTTTCAGAGACCTTTGCAGATCCACACAAAGAGAGGCTACATCAAGTGGTTCAACAAACTGAGTCGCTGCCAGAGAACTCGTCACCTTGCGGGGAGAATGCATCCCAG GCGGAACtaa
- the LOC120450156 gene encoding uncharacterized protein LOC120450156 isoform X2 produces MICLSRLVIINLPSVWPSKRSKDSEQKESKASEKPAALKDFQRPLQIHTKRGYIKWFNKLSRCQRTRHLAGRMHPRL; encoded by the exons ATGATTTGCCTGTCACGTCTGGTCATCATTAACTTGCCCAGTGTCTGGCCATCAAAAAGATCCAAGGAttctgagcagaaggaaaGCAAAG CTTCTGAAAAGCCAGCTGCACTGAAGGACTTTCAGAGACCTTTGCAGATCCACACAAAGAGAGGCTACATCAAGTGGTTCAACAAACTGAGTCGCTGCCAGAGAACTCGTCACCTTGCGGGGAGAATGCATCCCAGGTTGTAG
- the LOC120448592 gene encoding cleavage and polyadenylation specificity factor subunit 6 isoform X2: MADVVLDLYAEDLDKDFAGQAQDEFGGDGVDLYDDIGGPTEAAASGGGGGGTPSADGAAGPGSGDIGERNSGGPNGVYHQSSGSLTPTMNRRYQLYVGNLTWWTTDQDIANSLRDIGVSDLQEVKFFENRANGQSKGFSVISLGSESSLRAVLDQLPKKEMHGQAPVVTYPSKQALTQFESLQKTRPVPPPQQNGPPRGPAPPSMGGGPMPSGHPGGPQGGGPPGHPPRGMNSIMQPGQYRPQHMSQVPQVGGPNSGPPRMQFQGGPMGMPVRGPPGPDWRRPPMHGGFPPQGPPRGLPPAPGPGGPHGAPAPHVNPAFFNQPGGPAQHPGMGGPPHGAPGPQPGMNMPPQQGMNMTPQHGPPPQFAQHGPRGPWPPPQGKPPGPFPDPQQMGPQLTEVEFEEVMSRNRTVSSSAIARAVSDAAAGEYSSAIETLVTAISLIKQSKVAHDERCKILISSLQDTLHGIEAKSYNRRERSRSRERSHRSRQRRERSTSRYRERSRERERDRDRERERDGGSYRERSRSRERERQAPDHYRDDSRSVRPRKSPEPVVAEAAEAPSSKRYYEDRERYRSSDRDRRDRDRERDRERERDRDRREEHRSRH, encoded by the exons ATGGCCGACGTGGTCTTGGATCTGTACGCGGAGGACCTCGACAAGGACTTTGCCGGGCAGGCTCAG GACGAATTTGGAGGTGATGGAGTAGACCTATACGATGACATAGGCGGTCCCACCGAAGCGGCCGCCTCAGGTGGCGGGGGCGGTGGAACGCCCTCCGCAGATGGAGCCGCTGGACCAGGCTCCGGGGATATCGGCGAACGGAATTCCGGTGGTCCCAATGGGGTGTACCATCAGAGCAGTGGTAGCCTCACTCCGACCATGAACCGCCGCTATCAGCTGTATGTGGGCAATCTCACCTGGTGGACCACTGACCAGGATATCGCCAATTCGCTGCGAGACATTGGCGTGAGTGATTTACAGGAAGTGAAGTTTTTCGAGAACAGGGCCAACGGTCAGTCGAAGGGCTTCAGTGTAATCTCCCTCGGCTCGGAGTCGAGCCTGCGCGCCGTGCTCGACCAGCTGCCGAAGAAGGAGATGCATGGGCAAGCGCCGGTGGTCACGTACCCCAGCAAGCAGGCACTCACCCAATTTGAGAGTCTGCAAAAGACGCGTCCagtgccgccgccgcagcaaAATGGACCGCCGAGGGGTCCGGCACCACCCAGTATGGGTGGCGGGCCAATGCCCAGCGGACATCCAGGAGGACCGCAAGGAGGAGGTCCCCCAGGACATCCACCGCGCGGTATGAACTCCATCATGCAGCCGGGCCAGTACCGACCGCAGCACATGTCGCAGGTGCCCCAGGTGGGCGGACCCAACTCAGGACCTCCACGAATGCAG TTCCAAGGAGGCCCCATGGGCATGCCCGTCAGGGGTCCGCCAGGTCCCGACTGGCGTCGTCCACCCATGCACGGTGGTTTCCCCCCGCAGGGTCCGCCACGTGGCCTTCCCCCAGCACCAGGTCCGGGCGGACCACACGGCGCACCCGCACCCCACGTCAATCCGGCATTCTTCAACCAGCCTGGTGGTCCTGCCCAGCATCCGGGCATGGGTGGACCACCGCACGGAGCTCCCGGTCCGCAGCCAGGCATGAATATGCCACCGCAACAGGGCATGAACATGACGCCACAGCATGGACCGCCGCCCCAGTTTGCTCAGCATGGACCACGCGGTCCGTGGCCGCCACCGCAGGGTAAGCCACCAGGTCCCTTCCCCGATCCTCAGCAGATGGGTCCGCAACTGACGGAGGTGGAGTTCGAGGAGGTGATGAGCAGAAATCGCACAGTCAGCAGTTCAGCGATCGCCAG agcTGTTTCTGATGCGGCCGCCGGTGAATACTCGAGCGCCATCGAGACACTGGTCACAGCCATTTCACTGATCAAACAGTCCAAGGTAGCGCACGATGAGCGCTGCAAAATCCTGATCAGCTCGCTGCAAGACACGTTGCATGGCATCGAGGCCAAGAGCTACAATAGGCGCGAAAGGTCGCGGTCAAGGGAGCGATCCCATCGCAGCCGGCAGCGACGTGAGCGTTCCACGTCCAGGTACCGCGAGCGATCTCGGGAGCGGGAACGCGATCGGGATCGCGAGCGTGAACGGGATGGCGG AAGCTACAGGGAGAGGTCACGCAGCAGAGAACGTGAACGTCAGGCTCCGGATCACTACAGGGATGACAG CCGATCGGTACGTCCACGAAAGTCACCGGAACCCGTAGTCGCCGAAGCAGCGGAGGCGCCATCATCAAAGCGCTACTACGAGGATCGGGAGAGGTACCGCTCCTCGGACCGGGACCGACGCGATCGCGACCGGGAACGTGACCGCGAGCGGGAACGCGATCGCGACAGGCGTGAGGAGCACCGTTCCCGGCATTGA
- the LOC120448592 gene encoding cleavage and polyadenylation specificity factor subunit 6 isoform X1, whose product MADVVLDLYAEDLDKDFAGQAQDEFGGDGVDLYDDIGGPTEAAASGGGGGGTPSADGAAGPGSGDIGERNSGGPNGVYHQSSGSLTPTMNRRYQLYVGNLTWWTTDQDIANSLRDIGVSDLQEVKFFENRANGQSKGFSVISLGSESSLRAVLDQLPKKEMHGQAPVVTYPSKQALTQFESLQKTRPVPPPQQNGPPRGPAPPSMGGGPMPSGHPGGPQGGGPPGHPPRGMNSIMQPGQYRPQHMSQVPQVGGPNSGPPRMQPPMHPQGGLMGNQQPPPRYPSAQGQWPGQRPGGPRPGPPNGPPQRPMFQGGPMGMPVRGPPGPDWRRPPMHGGFPPQGPPRGLPPAPGPGGPHGAPAPHVNPAFFNQPGGPAQHPGMGGPPHGAPGPQPGMNMPPQQGMNMTPQHGPPPQFAQHGPRGPWPPPQGKPPGPFPDPQQMGPQLTEVEFEEVMSRNRTVSSSAIARAVSDAAAGEYSSAIETLVTAISLIKQSKVAHDERCKILISSLQDTLHGIEAKSYNRRERSRSRERSHRSRQRRERSTSRYRERSRERERDRDRERERDGGSYRERSRSRERERQAPDHYRDDSRSVRPRKSPEPVVAEAAEAPSSKRYYEDRERYRSSDRDRRDRDRERDRERERDRDRREEHRSRH is encoded by the exons ATGGCCGACGTGGTCTTGGATCTGTACGCGGAGGACCTCGACAAGGACTTTGCCGGGCAGGCTCAG GACGAATTTGGAGGTGATGGAGTAGACCTATACGATGACATAGGCGGTCCCACCGAAGCGGCCGCCTCAGGTGGCGGGGGCGGTGGAACGCCCTCCGCAGATGGAGCCGCTGGACCAGGCTCCGGGGATATCGGCGAACGGAATTCCGGTGGTCCCAATGGGGTGTACCATCAGAGCAGTGGTAGCCTCACTCCGACCATGAACCGCCGCTATCAGCTGTATGTGGGCAATCTCACCTGGTGGACCACTGACCAGGATATCGCCAATTCGCTGCGAGACATTGGCGTGAGTGATTTACAGGAAGTGAAGTTTTTCGAGAACAGGGCCAACGGTCAGTCGAAGGGCTTCAGTGTAATCTCCCTCGGCTCGGAGTCGAGCCTGCGCGCCGTGCTCGACCAGCTGCCGAAGAAGGAGATGCATGGGCAAGCGCCGGTGGTCACGTACCCCAGCAAGCAGGCACTCACCCAATTTGAGAGTCTGCAAAAGACGCGTCCagtgccgccgccgcagcaaAATGGACCGCCGAGGGGTCCGGCACCACCCAGTATGGGTGGCGGGCCAATGCCCAGCGGACATCCAGGAGGACCGCAAGGAGGAGGTCCCCCAGGACATCCACCGCGCGGTATGAACTCCATCATGCAGCCGGGCCAGTACCGACCGCAGCACATGTCGCAGGTGCCCCAGGTGGGCGGACCCAACTCAGGACCTCCACGAATGCAG CCGCCAATGCATCCGCAAGGCGGGCTCATGGGCAACCAACAGCCGCCACCCCGGTATCCGTCAGCGCAGGGCCAATGGCCAGGTCAGCGGCCAGGCGGACCACGACCAGGTCCACCGAACGGACCGCCGCAGCGACCAATG TTCCAAGGAGGCCCCATGGGCATGCCCGTCAGGGGTCCGCCAGGTCCCGACTGGCGTCGTCCACCCATGCACGGTGGTTTCCCCCCGCAGGGTCCGCCACGTGGCCTTCCCCCAGCACCAGGTCCGGGCGGACCACACGGCGCACCCGCACCCCACGTCAATCCGGCATTCTTCAACCAGCCTGGTGGTCCTGCCCAGCATCCGGGCATGGGTGGACCACCGCACGGAGCTCCCGGTCCGCAGCCAGGCATGAATATGCCACCGCAACAGGGCATGAACATGACGCCACAGCATGGACCGCCGCCCCAGTTTGCTCAGCATGGACCACGCGGTCCGTGGCCGCCACCGCAGGGTAAGCCACCAGGTCCCTTCCCCGATCCTCAGCAGATGGGTCCGCAACTGACGGAGGTGGAGTTCGAGGAGGTGATGAGCAGAAATCGCACAGTCAGCAGTTCAGCGATCGCCAG agcTGTTTCTGATGCGGCCGCCGGTGAATACTCGAGCGCCATCGAGACACTGGTCACAGCCATTTCACTGATCAAACAGTCCAAGGTAGCGCACGATGAGCGCTGCAAAATCCTGATCAGCTCGCTGCAAGACACGTTGCATGGCATCGAGGCCAAGAGCTACAATAGGCGCGAAAGGTCGCGGTCAAGGGAGCGATCCCATCGCAGCCGGCAGCGACGTGAGCGTTCCACGTCCAGGTACCGCGAGCGATCTCGGGAGCGGGAACGCGATCGGGATCGCGAGCGTGAACGGGATGGCGG AAGCTACAGGGAGAGGTCACGCAGCAGAGAACGTGAACGTCAGGCTCCGGATCACTACAGGGATGACAG CCGATCGGTACGTCCACGAAAGTCACCGGAACCCGTAGTCGCCGAAGCAGCGGAGGCGCCATCATCAAAGCGCTACTACGAGGATCGGGAGAGGTACCGCTCCTCGGACCGGGACCGACGCGATCGCGACCGGGAACGTGACCGCGAGCGGGAACGCGATCGCGACAGGCGTGAGGAGCACCGTTCCCGGCATTGA